One window of the candidate division KSB1 bacterium genome contains the following:
- a CDS encoding carbohydrate ABC transporter permease, translating into MVQLLVYAGVLVLALSMLIPFLWMLATSLMDDLEVYSFPPKFIPKKFLWSNYKEALTLLPFNRFFLNTLIVSLATVLGQLLTCSMAAYAFARLHFKWRDKIFALYLATMMIPAIVTLIPTFLIMNAFGGMNTYWGLVTPALTSVWGIFLLRQFFLTIPRDYEDVARLDGASELIIFWKLILPLSKPALTTLAIFAFISSWKDFLWPLLITNKNDMRTVEVGMAMFHSLHAANWPYQMAAAVVVMLPIVVLFFLAQRYFIRGITLTGLKG; encoded by the coding sequence TTGGTCCAACTTCTCGTTTACGCCGGCGTGCTCGTGCTCGCCTTGTCCATGCTCATCCCATTCCTCTGGATGCTGGCCACTTCGTTGATGGATGATTTGGAAGTTTACAGTTTCCCACCCAAATTCATTCCCAAAAAATTCTTGTGGAGCAACTATAAAGAAGCGCTGACGCTTCTTCCTTTTAATCGCTTTTTTCTGAACACGCTGATCGTCTCGCTCGCGACGGTTTTGGGCCAATTGCTCACGTGCTCGATGGCGGCGTATGCCTTCGCGCGGCTGCACTTCAAATGGCGCGACAAAATTTTTGCGCTTTATCTCGCCACCATGATGATTCCGGCGATTGTGACCCTGATTCCGACTTTCCTGATCATGAACGCTTTTGGGGGGATGAACACCTACTGGGGGCTTGTGACACCGGCGCTCACGAGTGTCTGGGGAATTTTTTTGCTCCGGCAGTTTTTTCTCACCATCCCGCGCGATTATGAAGATGTCGCCCGCCTCGATGGCGCTTCGGAGTTGATCATTTTTTGGAAACTTATTCTTCCGCTCTCAAAGCCGGCGCTGACCACACTCGCCATTTTTGCCTTCATCAGCTCGTGGAAAGATTTTCTCTGGCCGCTGCTCATCACCAACAAAAACGACATGCGCACCGTTGAAGTCGGCATGGCCATGTTTCACTCGCTGCATGCCGCCAACTGGCCGTATCAAATGGCCGCCGCCGTCGTGGTGATGCTGCCGATTGTAGTGCTGTTCTTTTTGGCGCAGAGATATTTTATTCGAGGAATTACATTGACGGGGTTGAAGGGATAA